Below is a genomic region from Mucilaginibacter auburnensis.
AACACCCATACGCGTGGTTGAGCAGGTGCCATTTGCAAAAATCCATTATACTGATCGCTACAGCTTACCCTTTACAGATACCATAATAAAAAAACAGCCTCCGGAGGAGGATGAGAAAAGAATAAAAGAGGTACAGAAAGCTAAACGCCAGGCTAAGCCGGAAAAGATTGACGATGCGCAACCGCCTAAACGTCAGCGCGAGCGTCGTCCGGAAGGTATGGAGCGTCCGCCGGAAATACCAAGAAGAAATAATAACTAACCCTGAATAATTAGTAAACTATAAATGAAGTTTATACGCATATTATTCTTATTGATAATAGCCGCCAGCCTTGAAGCATCAGCAGGAAAATTGCTTTTGCCCAAAGGCGCTACAACTTTTTATGCCGATACTGATACCATCATTCGTAAAAGATCAATATCTGTAGGTTTAAATTTCGGCAGCGATGCCATGTTCTTTGGTCGCACGGGCCCTATACGTTATCCTTTTTACTCGGCAGATGTTATCTATAATACCAAGCAAGGCTTTTTTGCATATGGCTCTGTACTGCGCCTCATTGGCTACCGTACTTCTATTGACGAAATAGATATTGGCGGTGGTTACTTATATCGCCCATCCAAGAAATTTTCGGGTTCTATTAGTTACACCCGCTTCATTTTCAATAAAGAACAGCGCATAATTGAATCGGCCACTAATAATGATATTAATTTTAAGAATGCGTATGACTGGGGGCCTTTTAAATCAACTGTAGTGATGGACTATCTGTTTGGCCGCTCAAACGACTTTTTTATTACGCTTAGTCAATCTAAATACTTCGAGCCCGACTGGCGCTTGTTCAGCAATAACGATTATTTAACGTTTAACCCTACTGTGAGCATGATATTGGGTACGCAAAATTTTGTCCACACCTATTCGCTCGATCATCAGGAGGGTATATTAAATCCAAACGTAATTAAGTTGGATAACTCTGCCTATCAGTACAATAACGGTCGATTCAATGCGCTGAATTATAGTTTTAAACTTCCTATTGCATATAATCGTCCGCATTACACATTTGAGTTTGCCTACAAATACTCCATACCGGTAAACGTTCAGGGCTCATTAAGAAACAAGCGCGAATCATTCTATAACCTTACTTTTTTCTATCTTTTTTATTGATACGCCATGAATGTTTTGATCATAGAGGATGAGGTTGCACTTGCCAAAGAGGTTGAAATATTTTTAACCAACCATAATTATATTTGCGAAGTATGCCACACCGGTAAACAAGGCTCGGAAAAGGTAGCTATTAATTTATACGATTTTATTTTGATTGACCTTGGTCTGCCTGATTACGATGGCATGGACCTGCTTACAGAAGCCAAGCAACATAACCCCGATGCGGTTTGTATTATTTTAACTGCCCGGGCAGAAGTTTATGATCGGGTGCAGGGTCTTGATCAGGGCGCTGATGATTATTTAGCCAAACCATTCTCGCTTTTAGAGTTGCAGAGTAGAATGCAGGCCATACTGCGCCGAAAGTTTG
It encodes:
- a CDS encoding response regulator transcription factor; the protein is MNVLIIEDEVALAKEVEIFLTNHNYICEVCHTGKQGSEKVAINLYDFILIDLGLPDYDGMDLLTEAKQHNPDAVCIILTARAEVYDRVQGLDQGADDYLAKPFSLLELQSRMQAILRRKFGLKQSIVQLGDFAINLTDRTITYNGSVINTITKKEFDLIAYLILHKNRTLTRTQLSEHIWGSIINDDYDSNYIDAHIKNIRKKLNAYAPPDWLETVRGLGYKITLLN